From one Pedobacter faecalis genomic stretch:
- the lpxA gene encoding acyl-ACP--UDP-N-acetylglucosamine O-acyltransferase translates to MIQPLAYIHPQAKIADNVVIEPFAVIHKDVVIGEGTWIGSNVVIMDGARIGKNCRVFPGSVISGVPQDLKFAGEVTTAEIGDNTTIRECVTINRGTKDKWKTVIGSNCLIQAYSHIAHDCEVGDYCIFSNSTTLAGHITIGNYVVLAGLVAIHQFVKVGAHAFVTGGSLVRKDVPPYVKAAREPLSYAGINSVGLRRRGFSSEKINEIQEIYRVLFVKHNNVTKALDMIEAEFAPTEIRDEIVDFIRNSNRGVMKGFGSGS, encoded by the coding sequence ATGATACAACCATTAGCGTATATACACCCGCAGGCTAAAATTGCTGACAACGTAGTTATCGAGCCTTTTGCAGTGATTCATAAGGATGTGGTGATCGGAGAGGGTACCTGGATAGGCTCTAATGTGGTGATCATGGACGGCGCGCGGATCGGAAAGAATTGCCGGGTGTTCCCGGGGTCGGTTATTTCCGGCGTTCCGCAGGACCTTAAATTTGCCGGAGAAGTAACAACGGCTGAGATAGGTGATAACACGACCATCAGGGAGTGTGTAACGATTAACCGCGGGACGAAGGATAAGTGGAAGACGGTGATTGGGAGCAATTGCCTGATCCAGGCTTACTCGCACATTGCGCATGATTGCGAAGTGGGCGACTACTGCATCTTTTCGAACAGCACAACGTTGGCGGGGCATATTACTATTGGTAACTATGTGGTTCTGGCCGGACTTGTGGCCATACATCAGTTTGTAAAAGTAGGTGCTCATGCTTTCGTTACAGGCGGTTCTTTGGTTCGTAAAGATGTTCCTCCTTACGTTAAGGCTGCGCGGGAGCCGCTTTCTTATGCCGGGATCAACTCTGTGGGCTTAAGAAGAAGGGGCTTTTCATCTGAGAAAATCAACGAGATTCAGGAGATTTACCGGGTGCTTTTTGTAAAGCATAACAATGTGACCAAGGCGCTGGATATGATAGAGGCAGAATTTGCGCCTACGGAGAT
- a CDS encoding bifunctional UDP-3-O-[3-hydroxymyristoyl] N-acetylglucosamine deacetylase/3-hydroxyacyl-ACP dehydratase: protein MNVKQKTIKTEVSVTGVGLHTGANVTLTFCPAPENHGFKFQRIDLPGEPVIDADCDNVTDTARGTTISQNGASVSTVEHVMASLVGMDLDNVLIKLDGPETPIMDGSAIQFIEALEAAGSQLQAVDREYFQIPHNITYTEADRKVEIVAMPLDDYRFTCMIDYNSPVLGSQHAGITSIAEFKKEIASCRTFCFLHELEYQLQNNLIKGGDLNNAIVIVDKEVTKDELDHLATIFNRTAMEVAPQGILNNMELRYQNEPARHKLLDMIGDLALVGVHLKGHIMAARPGHAANVAFAKKIKAAIKKEKNKKVQHVYDPTVKPLYDTVQIMNILPHRQPFLFIDKILELSKTHVVGVKNVTMNEEFFKGHFPGAPVFPGVIQIEAMAQTGGVLVLSTVPDPENYLTLFLKIDNVRFRAQVSPGDTIVFRCDLMEPIRRGIAQMKGVGMVAGKVVVEAEMMAQIVKVKDTEVPS from the coding sequence ATGAATGTTAAGCAAAAGACGATAAAAACCGAGGTATCGGTAACGGGAGTAGGCTTGCATACAGGGGCAAACGTAACACTTACGTTTTGTCCGGCACCTGAAAACCACGGCTTTAAGTTTCAACGAATAGATTTGCCGGGAGAGCCGGTTATTGACGCGGATTGCGATAACGTAACGGATACCGCAAGGGGCACGACGATATCACAAAACGGGGCCAGCGTAAGCACAGTGGAGCACGTGATGGCTTCTTTAGTGGGTATGGACCTGGATAATGTGCTGATTAAGCTGGACGGGCCTGAAACGCCGATTATGGACGGCAGTGCCATACAGTTTATTGAAGCGCTTGAGGCGGCGGGATCTCAACTGCAGGCGGTAGATCGTGAGTATTTCCAGATTCCGCATAATATTACCTATACCGAGGCCGACAGGAAGGTGGAGATTGTAGCGATGCCGCTGGACGATTACCGCTTTACCTGCATGATCGATTATAATTCGCCGGTGCTTGGCAGTCAGCACGCGGGCATTACAAGCATTGCAGAGTTTAAAAAGGAGATCGCTTCCTGCCGGACTTTCTGTTTTTTGCATGAACTGGAGTATCAGTTGCAGAACAACTTAATTAAGGGGGGCGACCTGAACAATGCGATTGTGATTGTGGATAAGGAGGTGACTAAAGATGAGCTGGATCACCTGGCTACGATCTTTAACCGCACAGCCATGGAAGTAGCGCCGCAGGGTATCCTGAACAATATGGAACTGCGTTATCAGAATGAGCCGGCCCGTCATAAGCTGCTCGACATGATCGGCGATCTTGCGCTGGTAGGGGTTCACCTGAAGGGCCATATCATGGCGGCGCGCCCTGGTCACGCCGCAAACGTTGCCTTTGCCAAGAAGATTAAAGCAGCTATTAAAAAAGAAAAGAACAAGAAGGTACAGCACGTGTACGATCCAACGGTTAAGCCGCTTTACGACACCGTGCAGATCATGAATATTCTGCCGCACAGACAGCCCTTTTTGTTTATCGATAAGATCCTCGAACTCTCGAAAACACATGTGGTTGGGGTGAAGAATGTGACTATGAACGAGGAGTTTTTTAAAGGGCACTTCCCTGGCGCTCCGGTTTTTCCCGGGGTTATTCAGATTGAGGCTATGGCGCAGACCGGCGGGGTGCTGGTGCTGAGCACGGTACCTGATCCTGAAAACTACCTGACCTTGTTCTTAAAGATCGATAATGTACGTTTCAGGGCCCAGGTTTCTCCTGGAGATACGATCGTGTTCAGATGTGATTTGATGGAGCCTATCAGAAGGGGCATAGCCCAAATGAAGGGCGTGGGAATGGTAGCCGGTAAAGTTGTGGTAGAAGCAGAGATGATGGCACAGATCGTTAAAGTTAAAGACACTGAAGTTCCGTCATGA
- the lpxD gene encoding UDP-3-O-(3-hydroxymyristoyl)glucosamine N-acyltransferase codes for MQFTAKQISEFIDGTIEGDEDAKVSELSKIEDGKSGSLCFLSNPRYENFLYSTSASAVIVSRDFVPSQPVKSTLIKVADPYSAFSMLLERYNEAVDQSRLQSGIEQPSFIHPTAKIGANVYVAAFSYIAENAEIGDNTKINSQVYIGQGTKVGSDCTLYAGAKIYHNCVVGNRVLIHANAVIGSDGFGFAPQADGTYSKIAQIGNVVVEDDVEIGANTTIDRATMGSTFIRQGVKLDNLIQVAHNADIGAHGVVAAQSGISGSTKIGERAVIGGQVGIAGHLSLAKGTQIGAQAGINFNIEEENKQWHGSPAQPLREWMRASVIFRQLPSVEKRIAALEAKIKELTALKNTK; via the coding sequence ATGCAATTTACTGCCAAGCAGATTAGCGAATTTATCGACGGAACCATTGAGGGTGATGAAGATGCAAAAGTAAGTGAGCTTTCGAAGATTGAAGACGGTAAATCTGGCTCCCTTTGTTTCTTGTCTAATCCGCGCTATGAGAATTTTTTGTATAGCACAAGTGCTTCGGCAGTGATTGTGAGCAGGGACTTTGTGCCCTCACAACCTGTTAAGAGCACACTGATAAAAGTGGCGGATCCGTATAGTGCTTTTTCCATGCTCCTGGAGCGCTACAATGAGGCTGTAGACCAGTCGCGTTTGCAGAGTGGCATAGAGCAACCGTCTTTTATTCATCCAACAGCTAAGATCGGCGCCAATGTTTACGTGGCGGCATTCTCTTATATCGCAGAGAATGCGGAGATCGGCGACAATACCAAGATCAATTCGCAGGTGTATATCGGGCAGGGCACGAAGGTTGGTTCGGATTGTACATTATATGCGGGGGCTAAAATTTATCATAATTGTGTGGTCGGAAACCGTGTGCTGATTCATGCGAATGCGGTGATTGGCAGCGATGGTTTTGGCTTTGCCCCGCAGGCTGATGGTACTTATTCCAAGATTGCCCAGATTGGCAATGTGGTGGTGGAGGATGATGTGGAGATTGGTGCCAACACTACGATTGATCGTGCAACGATGGGCTCTACATTTATACGCCAGGGTGTAAAACTCGATAACCTGATCCAGGTGGCGCATAATGCAGATATCGGTGCGCATGGGGTGGTTGCCGCCCAGTCGGGAATATCCGGCAGTACCAAAATAGGTGAACGTGCGGTGATTGGCGGTCAGGTGGGCATAGCAGGGCATCTTTCGTTGGCTAAGGGTACGCAGATCGGTGCCCAGGCGGGGATCAATTTCAACATCGAAGAAGAAAACAAACAATGGCACGGTAGTCCGGCGCAGCCGCTGCGCGAATGGATGCGTGCTTCTGTCATATTCAGACAGCTTCCGTCTGTAGAAAAAAGGATTGCAGCGCTCGAGGCAAAAATTAAGGAGCTAACCGCATTAAAGAACACAAAATAG
- a CDS encoding HD domain-containing protein, which yields MNKKKIINDPVYGFINIPSAFVFDLISHPYFQRLRYIKQLGMTHLVYPGALHTRFHHALGAMHLMGLAIEVLRNKGQHITAEEEEAATVAILLHDIGHGPFSHALEHSLVHGIRHEAISMLVMERLNEEFEGRLTGAIQIFKGQYHKPFLAQLVSGQLDLDRMDYLNRDSFFTGVSEGVISSDRIIKMFNVLNDELVIEEKGIYSIEKFLVARRLMYWQVYLHKTVVSGEMMLVQILKRAKLLAVSGAELFATPSLAYFLTRNLNSADFFKDQSHLKEFLKLDDQDIFAAVKVWSGHEDKVLSALCSMMINRHLYKVEISNKAPDPLRVLNIRDQAMEKLELTAEEAEYFVFTDVITNRAYDPGSGRISILMKNNQTTDIAKASDLSNIESLDKTVRKYILCYPASI from the coding sequence TTGAACAAAAAGAAAATTATAAATGATCCGGTTTACGGGTTCATTAATATACCTTCAGCTTTCGTCTTCGACCTGATCTCTCATCCTTATTTTCAGCGGCTTAGATATATTAAACAGTTGGGCATGACGCATCTGGTTTACCCTGGCGCATTGCACACACGGTTTCATCATGCCCTTGGCGCCATGCACCTGATGGGTTTGGCTATTGAGGTGCTGCGGAATAAAGGTCAGCACATCACCGCCGAGGAAGAAGAGGCCGCTACGGTGGCGATCTTGCTGCATGATATTGGTCACGGTCCTTTTTCGCATGCCCTGGAGCACTCGCTTGTACATGGTATCAGGCACGAGGCTATTTCGATGCTGGTGATGGAGCGACTGAACGAGGAGTTTGAGGGAAGGCTGACCGGCGCTATTCAGATTTTTAAGGGGCAGTACCACAAGCCTTTTCTTGCGCAGCTGGTTTCTGGTCAGCTGGATCTGGACCGGATGGACTACCTGAACAGGGACAGCTTTTTTACGGGCGTGAGCGAGGGTGTGATCAGTTCCGACCGGATCATCAAGATGTTTAATGTGCTTAATGATGAGCTGGTTATTGAGGAGAAGGGGATTTATTCCATTGAAAAGTTTCTGGTGGCGCGTCGACTGATGTACTGGCAGGTGTATCTGCATAAAACGGTCGTTTCGGGCGAGATGATGCTGGTGCAGATCTTAAAGCGGGCGAAATTGCTGGCTGTTTCAGGTGCAGAACTGTTTGCTACGCCTTCCCTGGCTTATTTCCTTACGCGGAACCTGAACAGTGCGGATTTTTTTAAGGATCAAAGTCATTTGAAGGAGTTTTTGAAGCTTGATGATCAGGATATTTTTGCTGCGGTGAAGGTTTGGAGCGGGCATGAAGACAAGGTGCTGTCGGCGTTATGCAGCATGATGATAAACCGCCATCTGTATAAGGTGGAGATTAGCAACAAGGCTCCCGATCCGCTGCGGGTGCTGAATATCCGTGATCAGGCCATGGAAAAGCTGGAATTGACGGCCGAAGAGGCGGAATATTTTGTGTTTACGGATGTCATTACGAACAGGGCGTACGATCCGGGAAGCGGAAGAATTAGTATATTAATGAAAAATAACCAAACTACTGATATTGCAAAAGCTTCCGACCTGTCGAATATCGAATCGCTCGATAAAACCGTTAGAAAGTATATTTTATGCTATCCTGCGTCGATTTAA
- a CDS encoding bifunctional response regulator/alkaline phosphatase family protein: MQETKILWADDEINLLKPHILLLNEKGYQVTTFTNGNDALEAFGKEHFDLVFLDENMPGLSGLETLTAIKNLNNDIPVVLITKSEEENLMEDAIGSKIDDYLIKPVNPKQVLLTIKKLIDNKRLVSERTSMAYQQDFRRLGMTLNDKLTYEEWVDVYKKLVFWELELEKLDDPQMHEILTMQKSEANAQFSKFIEDHYLGWVNGQDQAPLLSNELLKKKVFPLINSTTPTFFILIDNLRYDQWRIINPLITEYFRLEEEDIYSSILPTATQYARNAIFSGLMPLEMEKRFPGLWQNDDDEGGKNMHEEAFLADQIKRSLRKDCKFSYHKILTYDDGRALNDQLNNLLKNEFNAIVYNFVDMLSHARTDMQMIRELANDDAAYRSLTLSWFEHSPLYDLLKRLSQKNVKVVITTDHGTIRVKNPSKVIGDRNTNTNLRYKQGRNLNYNAKEVFLIKNPHEAHLPKINISSNYIFAKEDKYFVYQNNYNQFVNYYNETFQHGGISLEEMIIPIVTYTTR; encoded by the coding sequence ATGCAGGAGACCAAGATTCTATGGGCCGATGACGAAATTAACCTGTTAAAGCCGCACATCCTTCTTTTAAACGAGAAAGGCTATCAGGTAACCACCTTTACAAACGGCAACGACGCCCTCGAAGCATTTGGCAAAGAACATTTCGACCTCGTGTTTCTCGATGAGAACATGCCCGGACTAAGCGGACTGGAAACGCTGACGGCCATAAAGAACCTGAACAATGATATCCCGGTAGTCCTCATTACCAAAAGCGAAGAAGAAAACCTGATGGAAGATGCCATCGGCTCCAAAATTGATGATTACCTGATCAAGCCGGTAAACCCCAAGCAAGTATTGCTCACCATCAAGAAGCTGATCGACAATAAGCGCCTCGTTAGCGAGCGCACCTCGATGGCCTATCAGCAGGATTTCAGGCGACTGGGCATGACCTTAAACGACAAGCTTACCTACGAGGAATGGGTTGATGTGTACAAAAAACTGGTATTCTGGGAACTTGAGCTCGAAAAGCTCGACGATCCGCAGATGCACGAAATCCTCACCATGCAGAAATCGGAGGCCAATGCACAGTTTTCCAAGTTCATAGAAGACCACTACTTAGGCTGGGTAAACGGTCAGGATCAGGCCCCTTTACTGTCCAACGAGCTGCTCAAGAAAAAGGTGTTCCCGCTCATCAACAGTACCACACCTACCTTCTTTATCCTGATAGACAACCTTCGGTATGACCAGTGGCGCATCATAAACCCGCTCATAACCGAATATTTCCGGCTGGAAGAAGAAGACATTTACTCCAGCATCCTGCCCACGGCAACGCAATACGCTCGGAACGCTATTTTTTCGGGGCTTATGCCGCTGGAGATGGAAAAACGCTTCCCGGGGCTTTGGCAAAACGACGATGATGAAGGCGGCAAAAACATGCACGAAGAAGCATTTCTGGCCGACCAGATCAAGCGCAGCTTGCGAAAAGACTGCAAGTTCAGCTACCATAAAATCCTGACCTACGACGATGGCCGGGCACTTAACGACCAGCTGAACAACCTGCTTAAAAACGAATTCAACGCCATTGTGTACAACTTTGTCGACATGCTTTCCCATGCACGTACCGACATGCAGATGATCCGTGAGCTGGCCAACGACGACGCCGCATACCGCTCCCTCACCCTCTCATGGTTTGAGCATTCCCCGCTGTACGACCTGCTGAAACGCCTGTCGCAGAAAAACGTCAAGGTTGTCATCACCACCGACCACGGCACCATCCGGGTAAAAAACCCAAGCAAGGTGATCGGCGATCGTAACACAAACACCAACCTGCGCTACAAGCAAGGCCGCAATCTGAACTATAACGCCAAAGAAGTCTTCCTGATCAAAAACCCGCACGAAGCCCACCTGCCCAAAATCAACATCAGCTCCAACTATATCTTTGCGAAAGAAGACAAATACTTCGTGTACCAGAACAATTACAACCAGTTCGTCAACTATTACAACGAAACCTTCCAGCACGGAGGCATTTCCCTGGAAGAGATGATCATACCTATTGTAACATATACGACGAGGTAA
- a CDS encoding ATP-binding protein: protein MIKRNLEAEIKKRISQSPAVAILGPRQVGKTTLAKNLASDDRQYVYLDMENPADQARLADAYAYLSQYEDSLVIIDEIQLMPSVFSILRPLIDANRKPGRFVLLGSASPLLVRGVSESLAGRISYRELTPVGITELENEFNYRAHWFKGGFPEALLATDDENSKAWLNDFIRSYVERDLAMLFGVALSPVTLRNFWSMLAHSNGNLLNAEVFARSLGVSATTVMKYLDFLEGGYMVRRLQPWFVNAKKRLVKSPKTYIRDTGILHRLLNIPSFDALLGHPVAGSSWEGYVVEQIYQTKPAHLDLFFYRTQAGAECDLVLVDGIRPVVCIEIKLSNVPSVSRGFLSCIDDLQPDRSYIVVPEGESYPTAHNITVIGLRELLSTLK, encoded by the coding sequence ATGATTAAGAGGAATCTTGAGGCGGAAATTAAAAAGAGAATAAGTCAATCCCCTGCTGTGGCGATCTTAGGTCCGCGACAGGTGGGTAAAACTACTTTGGCTAAAAACCTGGCTTCGGATGACCGGCAGTATGTTTATCTCGATATGGAGAACCCTGCGGATCAGGCCAGGCTGGCCGATGCGTATGCTTATCTGAGCCAGTATGAGGATTCGCTGGTAATTATCGACGAGATACAACTGATGCCATCTGTATTTTCCATACTTCGTCCGCTGATTGATGCCAATAGGAAACCTGGGAGGTTTGTTCTTTTGGGCTCTGCATCGCCGCTATTGGTGAGAGGAGTGTCGGAGTCGCTGGCGGGTCGTATATCGTACAGGGAGCTTACTCCGGTTGGCATTACAGAGCTAGAGAACGAGTTCAATTATAGAGCGCATTGGTTTAAAGGGGGATTTCCTGAAGCTTTGCTTGCAACTGATGACGAGAATAGTAAAGCGTGGCTGAATGACTTTATCCGGAGTTATGTGGAAAGGGATCTGGCGATGTTGTTTGGTGTGGCTTTGTCGCCCGTTACCCTGCGTAATTTTTGGAGTATGCTAGCGCACTCTAATGGAAACTTGTTAAATGCTGAGGTGTTTGCGCGTTCGTTGGGTGTAAGCGCAACCACGGTGATGAAGTATCTGGATTTTCTGGAAGGAGGTTATATGGTGAGGAGATTACAGCCTTGGTTTGTTAACGCAAAAAAGCGGCTGGTCAAATCTCCTAAAACATATATTCGTGATACGGGTATTTTGCACAGATTGCTAAATATTCCTTCTTTCGATGCGTTGCTGGGCCATCCGGTAGCGGGCAGCTCGTGGGAGGGCTATGTAGTGGAGCAAATCTATCAGACTAAGCCGGCTCACCTCGACCTGTTCTTTTACCGCACTCAGGCGGGAGCAGAATGTGATTTAGTTTTGGTTGACGGCATCAGACCGGTGGTGTGTATAGAAATTAAGCTGTCGAACGTTCCGTCTGTGTCAAGAGGCTTCTTAAGCTGTATTGATGACCTTCAGCCAGACCGGAGCTACATTGTCGTTCCTGAAGGGGAAAGCTATCCTACGGCGCATAACATTACTGTAATCGGATTAAGGGAGTTGTTGTCTACTTTAAAATAA
- a CDS encoding DUF3857 domain-containing transglutaminase family protein: MRKLSLLFALALCLCRAVGQETYPVSNIAVDMLRGASVVVRNEELRYEVKSTSSATMTYKMVATILNKGGEEAAVMYEHYDKFSNVYNLKATVYDAQGKKIRTYKASDFSDRSAVSEGTLYQDDRVKYADFSHSVYPYTVEYSYAVDYNGIRTYPAWIPVNAWNMAVEKSSFVFTVPGSLKFRYQQGQGLKADSVTLKDKVQYTWSCGQVKALEYEPMSAGLNHITPWVKPAPNLFDYDKSKASIENWEQLGLWMYGLSKDAQKLPDVVRANVSNLTKDCKSDREKIAVLYRYLQQNTRYVGVQLGIGGYQPISAEKVSAVNYGDCKGLSNYMKAMLEAVGIRSHLVVIGHDLPSFDSSFASISQGNHMILCVPMEKDSVWLECTSRYLPPGYIGEGNSDRTVLLVTEKGGQLARTPAYRPAQNFLKRQVAVRLKGEGDADISINTRYGCVQYEDNMSMLIVDPTDRRKKLLQELSIPNIQLGDISYVQPDLGEPVMQEKLSMKSSQLLTKGADKLFLTLNLLQQQRSAPEFSEVRKTPFIVKYSYDDDEEIIYTLPEGYKVEFVPKDVVIESEFGKYTASVVAKDNALVYTRRKTMTNRTYAAEKYKDYVAFSKKIYQADKMKGILVKVQ, encoded by the coding sequence ATGAGAAAGTTGAGTTTGCTGTTTGCCCTGGCGTTGTGTCTTTGCAGGGCGGTCGGACAGGAGACGTATCCTGTAAGTAATATTGCGGTAGATATGCTTCGGGGAGCGTCGGTAGTGGTCCGGAATGAAGAGCTTCGCTACGAAGTCAAGAGTACTTCGAGCGCTACAATGACTTACAAAATGGTAGCAACCATTTTGAATAAGGGTGGTGAAGAGGCTGCGGTGATGTATGAGCATTATGATAAATTTTCCAATGTCTATAACCTTAAGGCGACAGTTTACGATGCTCAGGGTAAAAAGATACGGACGTATAAGGCATCCGACTTCTCGGACAGGAGCGCCGTGTCGGAGGGCACATTGTATCAGGACGATCGGGTAAAGTACGCGGACTTCAGTCACTCCGTTTATCCGTACACCGTGGAATACAGTTATGCTGTCGATTACAACGGGATCCGGACTTACCCCGCGTGGATTCCTGTAAACGCCTGGAATATGGCGGTCGAAAAGTCGAGCTTTGTATTTACGGTGCCGGGAAGCCTGAAGTTTCGTTATCAGCAGGGACAGGGTTTAAAGGCAGATTCTGTTACGCTGAAAGATAAGGTTCAATATACCTGGAGCTGCGGACAGGTGAAGGCGCTTGAGTATGAGCCGATGAGTGCAGGGCTCAATCATATTACGCCTTGGGTAAAGCCGGCGCCGAATTTGTTCGATTATGATAAGTCTAAAGCCAGCATTGAGAACTGGGAGCAATTGGGCTTATGGATGTACGGCCTGAGTAAGGATGCGCAAAAATTGCCGGATGTGGTGCGGGCGAATGTTTCGAACCTGACGAAGGATTGTAAGTCGGACCGGGAAAAAATAGCGGTGCTGTACAGGTACCTGCAACAAAATACGCGATATGTTGGCGTTCAGCTTGGTATTGGGGGATATCAGCCAATTTCTGCTGAAAAAGTGTCGGCTGTGAACTATGGCGACTGCAAGGGCCTTTCTAACTACATGAAGGCGATGCTGGAAGCTGTTGGAATCCGTTCACATCTGGTGGTCATAGGCCATGATTTGCCTTCTTTTGATTCATCATTTGCCAGTATAAGTCAGGGCAATCATATGATCTTGTGTGTTCCAATGGAAAAAGATTCGGTATGGCTGGAGTGTACCAGCAGATATCTGCCTCCAGGTTATATTGGGGAGGGAAACTCTGATAGGACGGTGTTGCTTGTGACAGAGAAAGGCGGTCAGTTGGCGCGTACGCCTGCATATCGCCCTGCGCAGAATTTTTTGAAGAGGCAGGTAGCGGTAAGGCTGAAAGGTGAAGGGGACGCAGACATCAGCATTAATACCAGATATGGCTGTGTGCAGTACGAAGACAATATGAGTATGCTGATCGTTGATCCGACGGATCGCCGCAAAAAGCTTCTTCAGGAGTTGAGCATTCCGAATATTCAGTTGGGCGATATCAGCTATGTACAGCCCGATTTGGGCGAGCCTGTGATGCAGGAAAAGCTAAGTATGAAGTCGTCGCAGTTGCTCACCAAGGGTGCGGATAAGTTGTTTCTGACGCTGAACCTGTTGCAGCAGCAACGCTCTGCTCCGGAGTTTTCGGAAGTGAGAAAGACGCCCTTCATTGTTAAATACAGTTATGACGACGATGAGGAGATCATATACACCTTGCCGGAAGGTTACAAGGTTGAGTTTGTACCAAAGGATGTGGTCATTGAGTCTGAGTTCGGAAAGTATACGGCCAGCGTAGTTGCAAAGGATAATGCCTTGGTGTATACGCGCCGTAAAACGATGACAAACCGTACTTACGCGGCAGAGAAATACAAAGATTATGTTGCGTTCTCCAAGAAGATATACCAGGCGGATAAGATGAAGGGTATCCTTGTAAAAGTGCAGTAA